From Calliphora vicina chromosome 3, idCalVici1.1, whole genome shotgun sequence:
tatatAACTACAAAACTAAAGATAAGAAATTGataagatttaaacaaaataaaaattatgtacatatattatcTCTGACATTAAAAATATCTCGAGTACAATCGTTCATACAATTTCTGAACCTATGTAGTCTGGCAACTTTAGGGTTGTAAATCAATTATCACATTACACTGGCATCATTGTCCAATTGTTATTCTATTTCTTTTTGTGCAGTGGAAAAAGTCATAAGATTTTacaaaagaattttcagaattttccttgattacaataactaaaaaaaacaatgaactTGTGAAAATAAGCTAGAAAAAGTTTGCGGAAATAGAGTGTaattgaaaactaatatgattGAATGGCAATAAAATGattatgaaaatgttaaatacaaAAGAAGCAAAGTAATTAAGGGGTACTTGGTGgaagaaagaaaatattaagaaaaaaacagaaacagacGTCGTAGTATTGTAACACCTTTTTGTAAACTGCTAATAAAGCAGTTTTTGAATACTGTATGTAAAAGTGTGCGTGAgtgagtgactgactgactgtgAGTGAATAGAGTGTAGAAAAGAAGTGAGTGTGGTGGTGTCGTCGCTTTTGGAATTCCATTGCAGTTTGCTAGTGCAGGCAGGCAGACACCCCACTTTATACACCCAACGCTTGGATTATCAATAAATATGGGTGCTAAAGAGTCCAAACAGTCCTGCATTAATTACGAGGATGCAGTCAAACGTGGTAAGTCGCAAGAATTCCACTTACATACAACTTCCTCCATTTATATCTatgtaaatgtaaatatgtaattagaataattgaaaccattatttttttgcttaaacgTTGGGtgggagtttttttttattttcattgtttttattgaaaagggAGGGGAAATGTAAGAGGGGTCAATGAAATAGGTTATTTTGCCTTAAAAAGAGTTCTTTCTTTTTATcgattgttgttttcttttttgagcTTTTTCGTTTTACTAAATGTgtgtttttcttattatttttgttttctattttgtatttttttttaatttaatcattTCATAGAttaccttataaaaagttattaaaaataaagttcttttttttaaattatgtattgTGAAatgattgttgttattattgttttagtATAGTgaagtggtttttattttttcgtattgtttttgttattgttttagtgTTAGCTTTAATTGTAGTGGTCTGGTCGTAGGGAATTCTCtgtatgttttctttttgttgccATTTCTAATTGTGACGTCACAAAGGAAATAGCTATGTCtagctttaattaatttttaagatgAGAGAACTTTTTTTAGACTATTgtttagttaaaaattattaataatagaaaaaattatgaaaagaaaacaaatgtagcagagttatgaaccaatttatttaatttttttaatgcagaGATGTAAATTAGTGCattgatttatttgtttagaaatGCATGAAAGAAAGTACAATTATTTTGGACATGAACCATTCTCAATTAATAAACGTAAATagtattttctaataaataaattttagaatggCTTAATTTTCGTCATCTTCGAAAATTagaattttgatttgaaataacttttatagaatttatagatcattaaaaaatatttaatgaattccATTATGACACATTTTCTTATTTCAAACttacaaataatttgtattgaatttaagaaatttcttaTTACATTTCAGacttttccaattgaatttcagaactttctaattatatttcagaattgtatttcagaaatatccatttgtatttcataaGTTTTAATTTATACCTGAAAAGTGTCTAATAGTATTTCAGAATTtcttatttgtatttcagaattttctatttgtatttcagaaatttccattggtattgctattagaattttttgaaatacaaatggaaatttctgaaataaaattacagcattttgaattacatttggaaaattctatCAACATTCTATGAGTTTTTAGCTAAGTTCGAAAATAAGTTCCaacaattttagaaattggaaattttgaaataaaattcaaacgCTCAACttatttgtatagcatttccaATATAGTTTCAGAAAATTTGAGTTTTTGGTTATGttcaaaaattcgaacttaagatCGAAAATTTTTAGACTTgtgaaaatgtttcaaatacttagagatatttaaaaaaaatcaaacgttCAACGAATTTGAGTTGTTTTATTATATAGTTTccgaaaatatatgtttttggccaaggtcgaaatttttttaaacctttACAAAATTCTGTAAAAATGAATTTAGAAATTGGAAATTATACGAATGAATTTGAGTTGTATGAGTTGTACaaacaaaatgtgtttttttttggacaagttcgaaaatattttttaaacctgtaaaaaattgtttaataattctggatgttattaaacagtttcttacatttttgaatttcgaaattgaaaatttttataaaaaatttcgaacgTTACACAAATTTGGATTGTATTTTCCATATAGTATTCGAAAATTTGAGTTTTCGGTcaagttcgaaaattcaaacttCAAAAGTTcaacataattttaaagtaatttcaaTGTAATTTCAGGAAATCTTAGTTTTTacaaagttcgaaaattcgaacttaagttcgaaaactttttgaaaacattttctcaaatttttaaaactcaaaacaagagatttaaaaaataaaatcaaaatttaaaccaatttttattgtatttgcaATCATAAAATCTTAGTTTTTTACAAAGttcaaaattcgaacttaagtttgAAAACAGTTTGGACCTGTAAAAATgtgatgttaaaaaaaatttaaagtattatcAATGTTATTCAAAGAAATCTTAGTTTTTGacaaagttcgaaaattcgaacttaagttcgaaaacaagaaattttgaaaaaatacaaactttaaactattaattttgaaaaaaataaaaactttaaactaatttttatagtATTGTCAATAAGAAAATCTTAGTTTTTGAGAAAGTTCAAAATTCCACCTTAAGTTTGAATGTCTGTAAAATGTGAGGATGTTAAAAAATaagataaacaaacaaaattttgaaaaaaaaaatcaaaacttaagtttttattttgtttcagcGTAAAAAAGAGTTAACTGGAATGTTATCTTCCAAAAAATGACTTTACATTatgaatataatatttattacatgttCTTGAAATTAAAcacgtttttaataatttctcagAAATTCAAATTTCTCATGCTTAATCTTCTACCCAATTTGTTTGTCATCAATACGATTTGCTCTAATAAACTCtagttgtaaataaaataaatttttatgtctCTAATATACTAAGTACCTATGAACGTCAGTGACACTTTACTAACACTAACAACTACAAATAAACAGCCACTTGAAGTGTTTGAGCAAATAcagttaaatattattaatttgtaaaaaaatgaaaacagatttagaaataaaacaataaataaattaacactttataaatataaattatagatAAGATTTTGATACATGATTCATactcaatttttaattataatatgttCAAAATTTTCTTCACTTAGTTTCCGAATCCGAATTAAGACGCCTTAAAGAAGCTTTCAAGAAATCAGCAGGAGTTGGTCGCTTCTATTTAAGTCGTAATGCATTCCAGCAAGATGTATTGTGTGAGGGTGTGCCGCCAAATGTTACAGATTTACTCTATACCGCCTGTGGTGGCACCAGCAAGGGTATTTCTCTAAAGGATCTGCTATGTGGCCTAGTTTTAATTACACGCGGTACCGAAGATGAAAAAACCAAGTAAGTTTTGCTGTAACGTATAATATAACATTTCAactgatatttatttttatcttcaaAAGATTTCTTTGGAATTTATATTGCAATGACAATGGCACTTATATATTAAAGTCCGATTTCATCAAGGCTATTAATTTACATCCCTACGAAAGTGTTTCATTGTTTTCACAAACGGATCGCATAAATTTCGAACAATTTCAGGGttggattttaaaaaatcgtacCTCTACCGTACTCTCGAAATGGTTATTATCCGATAATTGCATAAGTTTGACTTCGGAATTGGAAACACCCACATTCTATCAAAGTTTAGCGGGGGTAACACATTTGGAAGAAAAGGTTAGtttcataaatgttaaattacacaattatttgtataaactttaatatttttaggataTTGGTGATTTGGAGAAAGAGTTTTGGCGTTTAAAGAACTCCTCGCCCAATGGCCAATTGGATTTGCAATTGCTGGGACCTTTATTAAGTCCTCCCATACCCAAAAATGCTTTACAAGGCCTATTCAATGCTTTTGATGAAAATCGAGATGGTCATATTGATTTCAAAGAGCTGTGTTGTGGCGTCAGTGCTGCCTGTCGCGGACCTGGTGTGGAGCGAACAAGATGTaagtgtatttttaatattaacagcTATCGAagacattatttattttttatatattacagTTTGTTTCAAAATCTTCGATGTGGATCGTGATGGTATTTTAAATCATTTCGAAACTTTACAAATGataaatgttttattgtttGTGGCCAAAGAAAATCGCAATGCTAATATGTACAAAGATATAACGAAACATGAAGCTTTAAAAGATATTGTTAACTTTACCACTTTAAAAGGTGGCCAAAACCAAAAAATGGTAATTCTTAttgaaaactctttttttttataaacattttactgttgttttatttctgttttctaGGATTCTCTAACATTAGAagatttaaatgttaatttgaGAGCCGAAGATTTTATGATGTGGAATGTTAAAAGTAACTTAAAACTATTACAGCCATTTTTAGATTTGATATTTGAAGTTTGTCACATAGTGTTTGGTTTATGGCCTCAATGTCGTCATATGGAATATGATATAGGTGAGTAAAACAAATATAGCAATGaatctgcaaaaaaaaagtgaatagtTACTGCTGTGTCTggattggacagttttctatagaaaaatatctgtattgaacagttttctatagaaaaatgtatgtattggaaagttttctatagaaaagtgtctgcattggacaattttctatagaaaagtgtatgCAGTGGAcggtattctatagaaaagtgtctgccttggagagttttctataggaaagtgtctgcattggacagttttctatagaaaagtgtctgcattggacagttttctatagaaaagtgtctgcattggacagttttctatagaaaagtgtctgcattggacagttttctatagaaaagtgtctgcattggacagttttctatagaaaagtgtctgcattggacagttttctatagaaaagtgtctgcattggacagttttctatagaaaagtgtctgcattggacagttttctatagaaaagtgtctgcattggacagttttctatagaaaagtgtctgcattggacagttttctatagaaaagtgtctgcattggacagttttctatagagaagtgtctgcattggacagttttctatagaaaagtgtctgcattggacagttttctatagaaaagtgtctgcattggacagttttctatagaaaagtgtctgcattggacagttttctatagaaaagtgtctgcattggacagttttctatagaaaagtgtctgcattggacagttttctacagaaaagtgtctgcattggacagttttctatagaaaagtgtctgcattggacagttttctatagaaaagtgtctgcattggacagttttctatagaaaagtgtctgcattggacagttttctatagaaaagtgtctgcattggacagttttctatagaaaagtgtctgcattggacagttttatttattttatttattttcatttatttagaatCAAGCCCTTAGGGCCAAATATGATTCATATTCCActcagaaaaaattaattacataaaattaaaaaatttatacatagtaagaatagaaattaaatactaaaatttttttaaaaaaaatataataatcaataaaaaaaaaaaaaaattgtaatataaagTATAATAATTATATACATTATACGATAACAGTATTAGGTAATATGCAAAggggagaaaaataaaaaaaaaaaatagaagcaAAGAAGCAAATTTACAAACTTTGTTCAAAATATTGTTTCAGTCTACGCTTAAATGTTTGAttcgaaaaagaaaaacattttaattttatggacagttttctatagaaaagtgtctgcattggacagttttctatagaaaagtgtctgcattggacagttttctatagaaaagtgtctgcattggacagttttctatagaaaagtgtctgtatgtgaagttttttatagaaaaatatctgCATTGattgttttttcataaaaaatatttcttttattttttttagtaagagGCTGGCTAGATCGTGAGGAAAAACGCAAATATCGTGTTGGACAATTTTGGTATTTAATTTCACGTGATTGGTGGATGACCTGGTTGCATTATGTCAACAATATCTCCACGACATGTGAATATTGTAGACATACTGGCGCCCAACAACGTCAATCAACTTATAATTGTGGCATTGACGAGGCTTTGGTATGTGATGAAAGTTTTAATACCAATTCCTTGGATTCTGTAGGCGTTGATGTCTGTGTAACAAGCGATAATTGCAGTATGGGTAAGGATTTCTATGTTCCTGAttagatattttctttaaacttatatgggtattttgtgttaaaaaggTTCGGCCAGCAGTGGCATATCTACGGGACGTAATTTGGGTTGTCGTCCCAGTGCCATAGACAATACCAGTCTGGTTACACCAAATCCTTTTAAGAATATACGCACCTTGACGGGCGAGGGGGGTCATTTGAAGCGTGATACACCTTTAGTACAAAACCATGATTTTGAATTGGTACCCAAATCCCTGTGGAAGGCTTTAAATCGTTGGTATGGTGATAACTTACCGCTGCCACGTCAAGTCATACAACCGCCAAATACCACAGATGTGGAACTGGAATTGTATCCTTTAAATCTGCGTATTTTGCTGCATCAAAGTGTGCCACAAGCCCAGACCGCCAATAATTGGGGTGCTGTATCGGGTAAGGCTTTTTTGAACTTTAAAGTTGTAGAGTTTCcataatttgtatgtttttttaagGTGGATATGGTGTTTTAGCTTCTGGTGGTGGATTTGCTGCAATTACCGCTTCCAGTGTGCTGCAGCCGCCAAAGCGTTATTTGGCTTACACCGCCGCTTTTAGTCGTTTAGCTACCGTACAACAAATTGGCAATTTTCTTTGTGAACAATTACGTTTACGCACCGAAGATATACGTTTGTGGCATATACCAGCCGGATCTTTAGAAAATAGTGCCATTTTATTGGAAGAAGATAATGTAACGCTTAAAGAGCTAATGATCAAGGATAATGATCAAATTCTGttggaaattagaaataaagaTCAAACTTGGCCCGAGGAATTGGGTTCCTTGACTTTAACACAAACAGGGGGCTCTGCTTTAAATGATCGCAGACTTACACGCTCGTCCATTATGTCTGTACAGGCGCCCGGAGCTACGGGTTTACATAATTTGGGAAATACCTGTTTTATGAATGCCGCTCTTCAGGTTCTATTCAATACACAACCTTTGGCCCAGTATTTTCGACAAAATATGCACATGTTCGAGTTAAATACCACCAATAAGTTGGGTACTAGAGGCCATTTAGCCACCAGATATGGAGAACTGTTAAAAGAAGTGTGGAGTGCTACCACCAGATCGGTGGCTCCTTTAAAGTTGCGTTTTTGTGTTACCAAACATGCTCCCCAGTTTGCGGGTGGCGGCCAGCATGATTCACAAGAGTTATTGGAATGGCTTTTAGATGCTTTGCATGAAGATCTTAATCGTGTAATGGAAAAACCCTATAGCGAACTGAAAGACTCTAATGGAAGACCAGATAAAATTGTGGCAGCAGAGGCTTGGCTGCAGCATCATGCACGCAATCAGTCTAtaataattgatttattttatggcCAGTTGAAGTCGAAAGTTAGCTGTATGTGTTGTGGCCGGGAATCCGTGCGTTTTGATCCTTTCAGTTTATTGAGTTTACCTTTGCCAGTGGAAAATTTCATCTACTTTGAGGTTTTGGGTAAGTTGTGTTGCtttcttttcattattttactagacactttattttattaactgTTTTCTTAGTAATTTTATTGGATGGTTCGGTGCCCACCAAATATGGTGTGCGTTTAAATTcggaatcaaaatattttgatttgaaacGTAAACTGGCCTCCTTGTGTTATTTAAATCCCAACTTTATGCTTATCTGTGAGGTTTGGAATTCTCAAATAAGACACTCATTTCCGGATGAAGATAAAATTAAACCTTCTTCGGCCAAAGAATTATATGTTTATCAATTACCCGAAGAATGTGCCGATCGTTCGAGATCTAGTTCTACTTTGGgcataaatatagaaaaaggtcTAAAAGATATACAAAGAAGTTCAGGTAAGCGGATAAACAAACCATCCGATTCGCTGTTAACTTATATGCCAAACTTATTGAATTCTCTTTCTAGCCATGTTAACAGCTTATGATTCATATTCTTCCTTgactttattaaataatacaACTACCAATAATATTTCATCTAATAATCAAACAAATtccataaataatattaataacgaTGGTCAAACACAGCAACAGATATATGCTGAACATCATCAACATCAATCACAACATTCTTTTGATGATACACCACCACCGCCACTGCCAACACAACCACAAACCTCGTTAACCAATGCTACATTATCAACTACTGCAATTGCTTCGTCTAGGCTGCAACataataatttcgaaaatgttCGCTGTAATATGACACTGGCCGATGAATATGACGATGAAACCGAAGACGATGATGTACATGTATCAACGAAGGTAAGGCGGTGCTTTGGAAACACTATGTGCATGCCCCAGAATTTATTATGCTTCAAGGTATGGCTACTATTTTAAGGCAACAACacaattatgtatttaatattgtctaagaatatgaaatttacttCTCtactcttgttttttttatatgctCTCTTACATGTGTAAATGAAAGAAAAgagaaaatttgcaaaaattttcttattttaaatgttaatgatGCAATAATGTTATCGATTTGGAATTCTGAAAAGgtgtagatttttatgtggTACCAAATGTTGTTGAATTGAGCTACTTGAGAAAGAAAAGTAAATGTATTACActattttcgatagaaaagtgtctgcattggacagttttctatagaaaagtgtctgcattggacaattttctatagaaaagtgtctgcattggacaattttctatagaaaagtgtctgcattggacaattttctatagaaaagtgtctgcattggacagttttctatagaaaagtgtcagcattggacagttttctataaaaaagtgtctgcattggacagttttctatagaaaagtgtctgcattggacagttttctatagaaaagtgtctgcattggacagttttctatagaaaagtgtctgcattggacagttttctataaaaaagtgtctgcattggacagttttctatagaaaagtgtctgcattggacagttttctatagaaaagtgtctgcattggacagttttctatagaaaagtgtctgcattggacagttttctatagaaaagtgtctgcattggacagttttctatagaaaagtgtctgcattggacagttttctatagaaaagtgtctgcattggacagttttctatagaaaagtgtctgcattggacaattttctatagaaaagtgtctgcattggacagttttctatagaaaagtgtctgcattggacagttttctatagaaaagtgtctgcattggacagttttctatagaaaagtgtctgcattggacagttttctatagaaaagtgtctgcattggacagttttctatagaaaagtgtctgcattggacagttgtctatagaaaagtgtctgcattggacagttttctatagaaaagtgtctgcattggacagttttctataaaaaatacaatgcTGCAATCTTCCTGCATATACAGCATTCCAAAATGCCTAACAATCGATCAAATGCATCGTGAATTGTCTGCAGTGAATATTAGCCATATATTAGAGTTAATCAAAATATTCATCACTTCAACATTCTTCAAAATCCAAGCTCACAAAATTTTCCCCAATTTATTTCTAAAGGGACATAAGACTACCCCAGACTTTCCGCTACAAATTCTAtactttaaagttttatttacatacaataataataagtCCTTATTTGTTGCATCATTAATATTTATTCTTTACATACGTTTgcattttgttttgttcaaaAGCAATATATATTGTATAGGCTTTGCTGTCTGTCATTGTGTGAaactttgccaaaaaaaaggaaaaaacctTTAATAATTAACGAAAAACACAATTCTGTTAATATTAGCCAAACAATTTGTTTCATAAgcta
This genomic window contains:
- the Usp32 gene encoding ubiquitin carboxyl-terminal hydrolase 32 isoform X1; this encodes MGAKESKQSCINYEDAVKRVSESELRRLKEAFKKSAGVGRFYLSRNAFQQDVLCEGVPPNVTDLLYTACGGTSKGISLKDLLCGLVLITRGTEDEKTKFLWNLYCNDNGTYILKSDFIKAINLHPYESVSLFSQTDRINFEQFQGWILKNRTSTVLSKWLLSDNCISLTSELETPTFYQSLAGVTHLEEKDIGDLEKEFWRLKNSSPNGQLDLQLLGPLLSPPIPKNALQGLFNAFDENRDGHIDFKELCCGVSAACRGPGVERTRFCFKIFDVDRDGILNHFETLQMINVLLFVAKENRNANMYKDITKHEALKDIVNFTTLKGGQNQKMDSLTLEDLNVNLRAEDFMMWNVKSNLKLLQPFLDLIFEVCHIVFGLWPQCRHMEYDIVRGWLDREEKRKYRVGQFWYLISRDWWMTWLHYVNNISTTCEYCRHTGAQQRQSTYNCGIDEALVCDESFNTNSLDSVGVDVCVTSDNCSMGSASSGISTGRNLGCRPSAIDNTSLVTPNPFKNIRTLTGEGGHLKRDTPLVQNHDFELVPKSLWKALNRWYGDNLPLPRQVIQPPNTTDVELELYPLNLRILLHQSVPQAQTANNWGAVSGGYGVLASGGGFAAITASSVLQPPKRYLAYTAAFSRLATVQQIGNFLCEQLRLRTEDIRLWHIPAGSLENSAILLEEDNVTLKELMIKDNDQILLEIRNKDQTWPEELGSLTLTQTGGSALNDRRLTRSSIMSVQAPGATGLHNLGNTCFMNAALQVLFNTQPLAQYFRQNMHMFELNTTNKLGTRGHLATRYGELLKEVWSATTRSVAPLKLRFCVTKHAPQFAGGGQHDSQELLEWLLDALHEDLNRVMEKPYSELKDSNGRPDKIVAAEAWLQHHARNQSIIIDLFYGQLKSKVSCMCCGRESVRFDPFSLLSLPLPVENFIYFEVLVILLDGSVPTKYGVRLNSESKYFDLKRKLASLCYLNPNFMLICEVWNSQIRHSFPDEDKIKPSSAKELYVYQLPEECADRSRSSSTLGINIEKGLKDIQRSSAMLTAYDSYSSLTLLNNTTTNNISSNNQTNSINNINNDGQTQQQIYAEHHQHQSQHSFDDTPPPPLPTQPQTSLTNATLSTTAIASSRLQHNNFENVRCNMTLADEYDDETEDDDVHVSTKVRRCFGNTMCMPQNLLCFKQTPHISRSPENTFVNGGTLQKHISTSKLLHATEANTCSSSSVTATHSGENSMESSTCDPLTNLNTTNSSEPASMCDGLRRMSDCPCRLNASADENNAQRLMEAEINRQNFMQQELNDSLGAAAAAAMPPAAGAAIVSDAAAAMGNGIFSRVPSQHYKVGKYLMAVHRKITRQDSYFLSHHKTRPSIFGVPLIIPNLEGGTNKDLYCAVWLQVSRLLSPLPASTDQANHAADCDDSLGYDFPFSLRAVKNDGLTCALCPWSNFCRGCEIPCNNDYVLQGNLFTSSLNTSNASTPKMMPKYTTGSLPNLENNKKTIAATSSDRDSLQSQQSTTQGITRNGGEHFTIAIDWDPTALHLRYQSTLERLWVDHDTVTICRKEQIEPVDLNHCLKAFTSEEKLEQWYHCSHCKGKKPATKKLQIWKLPPILIVHLKRFNCVNNKWVKSQKVVHFPFDNFDPTPYLAAVPQETILRHKELLEINDISQTMAEISEKDDTTTTLNDKALETQTSTHYTHSPNNGNSTSTNTTINTLNTTTTTSTASNKPLNGLTKEAQLSLDDQVNNLLNLHNHTQILDNCSNIVETSTATASPTTNQNSSSNTNNDNLPQTNEELEDDESTDKMLDNASIMGNTLRQNEGDRTMTRRKRLISTSLTKTPIIDGEFEDFHQHKLKNGEDKFDPKYKLYAVVSHSGMLNGGHYVSYAANPNGSWYCYNDSSCREISSQPNIDPSSAYLLFYERKDLDYEPYLPNIEGKAIPNGGLGALENDETENDLKKMCTIS
- the Usp32 gene encoding ubiquitin carboxyl-terminal hydrolase 32 isoform X2, translating into MGAKESKQSCINYEDAVKRVSESELRRLKEAFKKSAGVGRFYLSRNAFQQDVLCEGVPPNVTDLLYTACGGTSKGISLKDLLCGLVLITRGTEDEKTKFLWNLYCNDNGTYILKSDFIKAINLHPYESVSLFSQTDRINFEQFQGWILKNRTSTVLSKWLLSDNCISLTSELETPTFYQSLAGVTHLEEKDIGDLEKEFWRLKNSSPNGQLDLQLLGPLLSPPIPKNALQGLFNAFDENRDGHIDFKELCCGVSAACRGPGVERTRFCFKIFDVDRDGILNHFETLQMINVLLFVAKENRNANMYKDITKHEALKDIVNFTTLKGGQNQKMDSLTLEDLNVNLRAEDFMMWNVKSNLKLLQPFLDLIFEVCHIVFGLWPQCRHMEYDIVRGWLDREEKRKYRVGQFWYLISRDWWMTWLHYVNNISTTCEYCRHTGAQQRQSTYNCGIDEALVCDESFNTNSLDSVGVDVCVTSDNCSMGSASSGISTGRNLGCRPSAIDNTSLVTPNPFKNIRTLTGEGGHLKRDTPLVQNHDFELVPKSLWKALNRWYGDNLPLPRQVIQPPNTTDVELELYPLNLRILLHQSVPQAQTANNWGAVSGGYGVLASGGGFAAITASSVLQPPKRYLAYTAAFSRLATVQQIGNFLCEQLRLRTEDIRLWHIPAGSLENSAILLEEDNVTLKELMIKDNDQILLEIRNKDQTWPEELGSLTLTQTGGSALNDRRLTRSSIMSVQAPGATGLHNLGNTCFMNAALQVLFNTQPLAQYFRQNMHMFELNTTNKLGTRGHLATRYGELLKEVWSATTRSVAPLKLRFCVTKHAPQFAGGGQHDSQELLEWLLDALHEDLNRVMEKPYSELKDSNGRPDKIVAAEAWLQHHARNQSIIIDLFYGQLKSKVSCMCCGRESVRFDPFSLLSLPLPVENFIYFEVLVILLDGSVPTKYGVRLNSESKYFDLKRKLASLCYLNPNFMLICEVWNSQIRHSFPDEDKIKPSSAKELYVYQLPEECADRSRSSSTLGINIEKGLKDIQRSSAMLTAYDSYSSLTLLNNTTTNNISSNNQTNSINNINNDGQTQQQIYAEHHQHQSQHSFDDTPPPPLPTQPQTSLTNATLSTTAIASSRLQHNNFENVRCNMTLADEYDDETEDDDVHVSTKQTPHISRSPENTFVNGGTLQKHISTSKLLHATEANTCSSSSVTATHSGENSMESSTCDPLTNLNTTNSSEPASMCDGLRRMSDCPCRLNASADENNAQRLMEAEINRQNFMQQELNDSLGAAAAAAMPPAAGAAIVSDAAAAMGNGIFSRVPSQHYKVGKYLMAVHRKITRQDSYFLSHHKTRPSIFGVPLIIPNLEGGTNKDLYCAVWLQVSRLLSPLPASTDQANHAADCDDSLGYDFPFSLRAVKNDGLTCALCPWSNFCRGCEIPCNNDYVLQGNLFTSSLNTSNASTPKMMPKYTTGSLPNLENNKKTIAATSSDRDSLQSQQSTTQGITRNGGEHFTIAIDWDPTALHLRYQSTLERLWVDHDTVTICRKEQIEPVDLNHCLKAFTSEEKLEQWYHCSHCKGKKPATKKLQIWKLPPILIVHLKRFNCVNNKWVKSQKVVHFPFDNFDPTPYLAAVPQETILRHKELLEINDISQTMAEISEKDDTTTTLNDKALETQTSTHYTHSPNNGNSTSTNTTINTLNTTTTTSTASNKPLNGLTKEAQLSLDDQVNNLLNLHNHTQILDNCSNIVETSTATASPTTNQNSSSNTNNDNLPQTNEELEDDESTDKMLDNASIMGNTLRQNEGDRTMTRRKRLISTSLTKTPIIDGEFEDFHQHKLKNGEDKFDPKYKLYAVVSHSGMLNGGHYVSYAANPNGSWYCYNDSSCREISSQPNIDPSSAYLLFYERKDLDYEPYLPNIEGKAIPNGGLGALENDETENDLKKMCTIS